The following are encoded together in the Cicer arietinum cultivar CDC Frontier isolate Library 1 chromosome 2, Cicar.CDCFrontier_v2.0, whole genome shotgun sequence genome:
- the LOC101488380 gene encoding WD repeat-containing protein 26 homolog, whose amino-acid sequence MGGVDDEEPALKRMKVSSKGLVNLSNGSSSVEPVGGYFADSMARPLPSEGDEQVVGSKGVIKREEFVRIIAKALYSLGYRKSGARLEEESGIPLHSPGVNLFMQQVLDGNWDESVATLHKIGLTDENIVRSASCLILEQKFFELLNGEKVMEALKTLREEIAPLCSYSSRIRELSSCLVSPSPKQDIVKVRSRSKLLEELQKLLPPTVMIPEKRLEHLVEQALTLQREACPFHNSLEKMSLYSDHHCGKDLIPSRTVQILETHDDEVWFVQFSHNGQYLASASNDQTAIIWEVGVTGLSVKHRLSGHQKPISSVSWSPNDEELLTCGVEESIRRWDVSTGKCLQIYEKAGAGLVSCTWFPSGKHILSGLSDKSICMWELDGKEVESWKGQKSLKISDLDITDDGEEILSICKTNTVLLFNRETKDERYIEEHQTITSFSLSKDNKFLLVNLLNQEIHLWNIEGDPKLVGKYKGHRRARFVIRSCFGGLKQAFIASGSEDSQVYIWHRSSGEPIEALPGHSGAVNCVSWNPANPHMLASASDDRTIRIWGLNSLNRKYQNAHSNGVHYCNGGT is encoded by the exons ATGGGAGGTGTGGACGATGAAGAACCAGCTTTGAAACGTATGAAGGTTTCCTCTAAAGGATTAGTTAACTTGTCCAACGGATCGTCTTCTGTAGAGCCTGTTGGAGGTTACTTCGCTGACTCCATGGCTCGACCACTACCGTCCGAAGGGGACGAACAAGTTGTCGGTTCCAAAGGGGTTATAAAGAGAGAGGAATTTGTTAGGATAATTGCAAAGGCTTTGTATTCTCTTGGTTATAGAAAGAGTGGAGCGCGTCTAGAGGAGGAGTCTGGAATACCTTTACACTCACCTGGGGTGAATCTGTTTATGCAACAAGTGCTCGATGGAAATTGGGATGAAAGTGTAGCTACATTGCATAAAATTGGTCTGACGGATGAAAACATTGTCAGATCAGCCTCATGTTTAATATTGGAACAGAAATTCTTTGAACTTCTAAACGGGGAAAAGGTTATGGAAGCATTGAAGACCTTGAGGGAGGAGATTGCTCCACTATGCAGTTATAGTAGTAGAATTCGGGAACTTTCTTCCTGCTTAGTGTCTCCATCTCCTAAGCAAGATATTGTAAAGGTTAGATCTCGGTCAAAGCTTCTCGAGGAATTGCAGAAACTGCTTCCTCCAACAGTGATGATACCCGAAAAGAGGTTGGAACATCTGGTTGAACAAGCCCTTACCTTGCAACGAGAGGCTTGCCCATTTCACAACTCATTGGAAAAGATGTCATTATATTCAGATCATCATTGTGGAAAAGATCTGATACCTTCTAGAACAGTACAG ATATTAGAAACACATGATGATGAAGTCTGGTTTGTACAATTTTCACATAATGGGCAATATTTAGCTTCAGCATCAAATGATCAAACTGCTATCATCTGGGAG GTTGGTGTTACTGGGCTGTCTGTAAAGCATAGATTATCTGGTCATCAGAAACCCATTTCTTCTGTTTCATGGAGTCCTAATGACGAAGAGCTCCTCACATGTGGAGTGGAGGAATCTATTAGGCGTTGGGATGTCTCTACTGGTAAGTGTCTCCAAATTTATGAAAAAGCTGGTGCTGGCCTAGTCTCCTGTACATGGTTTCCAAGTGGGAAACATATACTTTCTGGCTTAAGTGATAAGAGCATTTGCATGTGGGAATTAGATGGGAAAGAAGTGGAGTCTTGGAAAGGACAAAAATCCCTCAAGATTTCTGATTTGGATATAACAGATGACGGGGAAgagattttaagtatttgtaaAACCAATACAGTGCTGTTGTTCAATAGGGAGACAAAGGATGAGAGATATATTGAAGAACATCAGACAATAACctctttttctttatcaaagGATAATAAATTCTTGTTGGTTAATCTTTTGAATCAAGAAATACATCTATGGAATATTGAAGGTGATCCTAAGCtagttggcaagtacaaaggTCATAGGCGTGCTAGGTTTGTTATAAGGTCTTGCTTTGGCGGACTTAAGCAAGCTTTCATTGCTAGTGGAAGTGAGGATTCGCAG GTTTACATATGGCACAGAAGCTCAGGAGAGCCAATAGAGGCATTGCCTGGTCATTCAGGAGCTGTTAATTGTGTGAGCTGGAATCCAGCTAATCCTCACATGTTAGCCTCTGCCAGCGACGACCGGACAATTCGGATATGGGGTCTTAATAGTCTGAATAGAAAGTACCAAAATGCGCACAGCAATGGCGTCCATTACTGCAATGGAGGAACTTAG
- the LOC101514857 gene encoding reticulon-like protein B8: MSEKITAEKLLNTFVETLGEKQKFASFFEEEKSTSINFQFNRLFGRQKPVYNILGGGKSADVLLWRNKKISASVLTAATAIWVLFEWLQYNFLFLLFLALVLVMLVQFLWTNASTMLSRKPSKAPRLVLPEDLFLNIATAVGTEVNRGLRFLQDVSCGGTLKQFVLVVLSLWAGSVIGSWFNFMTVMYIGFVAAHTLPVLYERYEDQVDNFAYKVLDQMQNNYRKLDSGLLSKIPKGKFKGIKKFE, translated from the exons ATGTCTGAGAAAATTACAGCTGAAAAGCTTCTTAACACCTTTGTGGAAACACTTGGTGAGAAGCAAAAATTTGCATCGTTCTTTGAAGAAGAGAAGTCAACCTCCATTAACTTCCAGTTCAATAGATTGTTCGGACGCCAGAAACCTGTGTACAATATTTTAGGGGGCGGAAAAT CTGCTGATGTGTTGTTGTGGAGGAACAAGAAGATATCTGCTAGCGTTTTAACCGCCGCAACAGCTATATGGGTGCTTTTTGAATGGCTTCAGTATAATTTCCTATTTCTTTTATTCCTTGCCCTGGTTCTTGTCATGCTTGTACAGTTTCTTTGGACAAATGCTTCCACCATGCTTAGCAG GAAGCCGTCTAAAGCTCCCCGTTTGGTTCTCCCCGAAGATCTCTTTCTAAATATTGCAACTGCAGTTGGTACTGAGGTTAACCGTGGTTTGAGGTTTCTTCAAGATGTTTCATGTGGAGGAACCTTGAAGCAATTTGTTCTT GTTGTCCTAAGCTTATGGGCTGGTTCAGTGATTGGGAGTTGGTTCAATTTTATGACTGTCATGTATATCG GTTTTGTGGCTGCACACACACTCCCAGTTCTCTACGAAAGGTATGAGGATCAGGTCGACAACTTCGCGTACAAGGTTCTTGATCAAATGCAAAATAACTATAGGAAGCTGGATTCTGGTTTGCTTAGCAAAATCCCCAAGGGAAAATTTAAAGGAATAAAGAAGTTTGAATAG
- the LOC101515625 gene encoding oxygen-evolving enhancer protein 2, chloroplastic-like — translation MASTQCFLHIPALTTSTTSTKVSSQHQVVNTKPNQLLVCKAWKQVAIHEDDDSIVSRRLALTVLFGSAVVASKVSPADAAYGESANVFGKPKTNTDFLPFNGDGFKLSVPSKWNPSKEVEYKGQVLRYEDNFDSTSNVVVTVTPTDKKSIIDYGSPEEFLSQVNYLLGKQAFFGETQAEGGFDPNVVATANILESSTPVIDGKQYYVLSVLTRTADGDEGGKHQIIRATVKDGKLYICKAQAGDKRWFKGARRFVESTANSFSVA, via the exons atggcTTCTACTCAATGTTTCTTGCACATCCCTGCACTTACTACTTCTACAACAAGTACCAAAGTCTCATCACAACACCAAGTTGTAAACACCAAGCCAAACCAGCTTCTTGTTTGCAAGGCATGGAAGCAAGTTGCAATCCATGAGGATGATGATAGTATAGTTTCTCGCCGGTTGGCTCTCACTGTGCTTTTTGGTTCTGCTGTTGTTGCCTCTAAGGTTTCACCAGCTGATGCAGCCTATGGTGAATCTG CCAATGTGTTTGGAAAACCAAAGACAAACACAGACTTCTTGCCATTCAATGGAGATGGATTCAAATTATCAGTTCCCTCAAAGTGGAACCCTAGCAAAGAGGTTGAATACAAAGGTCAGGTTCTTAGATATGAGGACAACTTTGATTCAACTAGCAATGTGGTTGTCACTGTCACTCCAACTGATAAGAAGTCCATTATTGACTATGGTTCACCTGAGGAGTTCCTCTCTCAG GTGAATTATTTACTAGGAAAGCAGGCCTTCTTTGGCGAAACGCAAGCTGAG GGTGGTTTCGATCCGAACGTTGTTGCAACAGCAAACATACTTGAAAGTTCAACACCTGTGATTGATGGAAAACAGTACTATGTTTTGTCAGTGTTGACAAGAACTGCTGATGGAGATGAAGGTGGCAAACATCAAATAATTAGAGCAACTGTGAAAGATGGAAAGTTATACATTTGCAAAGCTCAAGCTGGTGACAAAAGATGGTTTAAAGGAGCAAGAAGATTTGTTGAGAGCACAGCAAATTCATTCAGTGTTgcttaa